From Pseudorca crassidens isolate mPseCra1 chromosome 15, mPseCra1.hap1, whole genome shotgun sequence, one genomic window encodes:
- the TMEM184A gene encoding transmembrane protein 184A, whose product MTNASGLLGDPLMWATGPQSSPPLAVPTGLQVDRVGNSSQGTSQLFLTTALARGISGVFVWTALVLTGHQIYLHLRSYTVPDEQRYIIRLLFIVPIYAFDSWLSLLLLGGHQHYVYFDSVRDCYEAFVIYSFLSLCFQYLGGESGIMAEIRGKPIRPSCFYGTCCLRGMSYSIGFLRFCKQATLQFCIVKPIMALVTIILQAFGKYHDGDFNIHSGYLYVTLIYNASVSLALYALFLFYFATRELLRPFEPVLKFLTIKAVIFLSFWQGMLLAILERCGVIPEAQIIDGSSVRAGTVAAGYQNLIICIEMLFASIALRYAFTCQVYSEKKERSPAPTAPMQSISSGLKETVSPQDIVQDAIHNFSPAYQQYTQQATHEAPGPGQGRDPLPSTHPGIDVGSSRGRKSRNMEKRMLIPAEEL is encoded by the exons ATGACTAATGCCTCAGGGCTCCTGGGAGACCCCCTGATGTGGGCAACCGGGCCGCAGTCCAGCCCCCCGCTGGCCGTGCCCACTGGGCTGCAGGTGGACCGCGTGGGGAACAGCTCCCAGGGCACCTCCCAGCTCTTCCTCACCACGGCGCTGGCCCGTGGCATCTCGGGCGTCTTTGTGTGGACCGCCCTGGTGCTCACCGGCCACCAG ATCTACCTGCACCTGCGCTCCTACACCGTCCCCGACGAGCAGCGCTACATCATCCGCCTGCTCTTCATCGTCCCCATCTACGCCTTCGACTCCTGGCTCAGCCTTCTCCTCCTGGGGGGCCACCAGCACTACGTCTACTTTGACTCCGTGCGGGATTGCTACGAAG CCTTTGTCATTTACAGcttcctgagcctctgtttccagtACCTGGGGGGTGAGAGTGGCATCATGGCTGAGATTCGGGGAAAACCCATCCG GCCCAGCTGCTTCTACGGCACCTGCTGCCTTCGGGGCATGTCCTACTCCATCGGGTTTCTGCGCTTCTGTAAGCAG gccacacTGCAGTTCTGCATTGTGAAGCCCATCATGGCCTTGGTCACCATCATCCTGCAGGCGTTCGGCAAATACCACGACGGGGACTTCAA CATCCACAGCGGTTACCTCTACGTCACCCTCATCTACAACGCCTCCGTGAGCCTGGCCCTCTACGCCCTGTTCCTCTTCTACTTCGCCACCAGGGAGCTCCTGCGGCCCTTTGAGCCTGTCCTCAAGTTCCTCACCATCAAGGCCGTCATCTTCCTCTCTTTCtggcagg GGATGCTGCTGGCCATCCTGGAGCGGTGTGGGGTCATCCCTGAGGCCCAGATCATCGATGGGAGCAGTGTGCGGGCCGGCACGGTAGCCGCCGGCTACCAGAACCTCATCATCTGTATCGAGATGCTCTTTGCCTCCATCGCCCTGCGCTACGCCTTCACCTGCCAGGTGTACTCGGAGAAGAAGGAGCGCTCACCAG CCCCCACGGCACCCATGCAGAGCATCTCCAGCGGCCTCAAGGAGACCGTGAGCCCGCAGGACATCGTGCAGGACGCCATCCACAACTTCTCGCCCGCCTACCAGCAGTACACGCAGCAGGCCACACACGAGGCCCCGGGACCCGGCCAGGGCAGGGACCCCTTGCCCAGCACCCACCCTGGCATAGATGTTGGCTCCAGCAGGGGCAGGAAGAGCCGCAACATGGAGAAGAGGATGCTGATCCCCGCGGAGGAGCTGTAG